From a single Bremerella cremea genomic region:
- a CDS encoding DUF6793 family protein — protein MALFEVETNAHIVITWAEDENEAKGQVYDSYPGDEIIRIAKRPRMSWVISKAALGLTTSPLDPCMVARDCLSKAEGDKVHAIRLYMHETGNDLNQARKAIESNMVMGW, from the coding sequence ATGGCACTGTTCGAGGTTGAAACCAACGCTCATATTGTGATCACCTGGGCCGAGGACGAAAACGAGGCCAAAGGGCAAGTTTACGATAGCTACCCAGGCGACGAGATTATCCGAATTGCCAAACGCCCACGAATGTCTTGGGTAATCTCAAAGGCCGCACTTGGGCTAACGACAAGCCCGCTCGATCCATGCATGGTGGCGCGAGATTGTCTCTCGAAAGCGGAAGGAGACAAGGTTCACGCCATTCGGCTTTACATGCACGAGACTGGCAACGATCTGAACCAGGCTCGAAAGGCGATCGAGTCGAATATGGTAATGGGCTGGTAG